The genomic region ttttgTTGAATTATTGACTCAAGCCAAATATATTACGATaattttaaataaaatgggtTATTTGTGTCGAGTTCGTGTCAAAAGAcatcaaccctaacccaacccatttatgTTTCGTATCGCgtcgtgtcaacccaattacttaaatgggtcacaacgtCTTGACTCTAACCCACTAACTTCGTGTCGGATTCATGTCGTGTTTTCGGGCCGTGTCAATGATTGCCGCCTCTAAATTACTATAGCTAAAATAAACATTGCACATATTGTTGGTTTGAAACCCCTAAGCAACCCATGTAATCCGTAAATTGTAATTGAAGGTACATGCTAAAGTAATTAAtaattttaaatggaaaatttaaGGAAAAAAATTATTGACTACCTAATTAGAAAATTGAAACATATAATTTATAATATCTGTAATTATAGAAAGTCGTAGaaatgttccattttaatttgtaCTCCTATGAATTTAGATTCTATACATCTTTTTATACGTTTAGATTTGTTTAATTTAGACCTTAACATATATAAATTGTACTCCATATCCGATTCTTAAAACACGAATATTTTTCATCCTTCAAGTATAAAGCTCATTTAGAGGCAAGAACATATATATATAATTGCATCTGTTCACATGAACATTGTTGAGATTTCTCGAATTACAACACGTGCACTTATAAGATAAGAAGAGTAGACGAAGAGAAGAAAGTTTATGAAAATGTGGAGGAATATGAGTTTGAGCAGTTTATATCATTTGTTTCACAACCAAGTATTGCTAAAATTACTCTTCAAAATGTATTTGAAATGACAAAATTTGTACGtaaaataataatagtatataTGTACATTTTTAAAATAGACTAGTTGGTTGCACGGCGCGCGATGTGCGCCGTCCCCCAAGTTATTTTAATTGTTTACGTTTCAAATGCATAGTAGCGAATcttgatttggtttggttttctaTACATTTTGAGTGGCGATCACAATGaaattcttgttttttttttgtatgttcgAATCAATTACAAACAAGATCACATTCATAAATATTTCGTATCTAACTTTGTTGCGAACATAAATATACGATCTAGTTCGGTTGTTTGTACATGTTAGAGTTCTCACAATTTTCTCCATAAAACAATAATCTCAATGTTTGGCAGCTAACATGTCACTAAAATACTTGACATAAGCTATACTGGTTTTTCTAATGTCTGGATCAAACATGATCAAAAACTGTGACCATCATTGACACGGAGAGAAACATCAGGGACTAACTGTTGGACTTCCGGACTTGCTCTCACATGCCTTCCTTTTCCGCGTTTCACCACATGGTGGCCTgagtgaatgaatcaatttaatTTGAATCATGAAAGATAAATTCTCGTCCCAACAGATAAAAATCTATTTCCATGGCAATAAGAGGGTAGAACAGTACCCTAGGTGGAGCGTAACATCTGAATCTTCTTTCTCAAATTCACCGCTAGCTAAAGCAACAACTTTGTCAGGAGAAACCTTTCTCTTTATGGGATAGTATTCTAGATACATCTCCTCAGATTTCTCAGTTGGTGTCACAAAGCCTTGAAGTTTTGCCACCTGCAATACCCCAAAATTTCTAAATACTTGGATCTATTTCGCTAAACCACACTTAATTTGTGTGCAAGATGAGATAATAAATGAACTTCATCACCTGTCTGTGTAAGCTCTCATTCTCCAGCAATGCCTTTTGTTCCTAGATAAAGCAGAGTAATCATGAAAGAGCGACGTTTAGTAAACTGAACATAAATGACTGGCTCGAATCTAACGTACATGTACTGCATTTGGACCTCCAACACTGACCAGCCACTTAACCACATAACCTAGTTGAACTTCAAGCAATCATGTGGCATAATATTAAACAAGTGGATACGTAGCTATGGTGAACCTAGAATTGGTTCCCAGTGAACAACTATATTTTATCCCTTTCTAACCATTACGTAAGAAAATTTCAATTTTCAGTTGCCTGTATCTTCTTCAAAAATATCCAGTGATCATACATGTGAAGCACTCACGAGTGAGTATATGACGTACCTGTAAGCGTGAGAGCTCCAGCTGCTCCATCAATAACTGGTCCTGCATCAGTTAAAACCAAAATTATTGTCGGTATCTCTCTACTCAAAAAGACAACCTAAGATGTGCGCAAGTTACAATCAACTTCTTTGCCTTCACAGATGATAATTGTTTTTCTAGCTGTCAAAGATCTTTTAAGCTAAAGCCTGACAATTCCTTAATCTGTAGCCTTCTGTGAATGATTCAGAATTTCTGAGTTGAGACAAAAAGTGGTATTTTTTCATAGTCCATTCTAAAAAAAATAAAGGTTAAGTAATATATACATTTGTCCCATCTGGAGCTTTATCTCTTTTGCTTCCTCAACCTGTAATCACAGCAAAGCATTTCTCACGTTAAAGCTGCGCTTTAAAATTATCAACCCATTCCTATTAGAGTTCCATGGAAAATCAAATTTCAGTAGAGCACCTCATCCAAACGCGAATTTCCAGATAAAATAATGTCAGCTGATTTCCGTGCATTACGGTCCTCGACAGACTTCTTTTCATGCTGCATACAACAAAGCACGGCATATGAAGTATGGATACAGTGAGCATGAAATTTGGCGAACCTGTGAGCAGTAGTCATCCATCTCCTCTTCTTTCTGCTGACACAATTCATCCTACAGAAAAGGAATAGTTACATAAAATGATCAGAAATAGCAAACAAAACAGCAGCCACAAAGTGATACTTAAACCGCTAATTCATTCATTTTGCTCTCAAATTATGATTTCCTTAATGCACGTGGCTTTGTCCCAAATAATAGATAAATACACAGGGAGTATTTATGAGAACGATGACAAATATTATATAGGGATGTTGGCATGCTGTTCAGTAAGTGATGATCATTTCAACGTCCGTCAAAGCACACTACAGAGTTAAAGAGGAATGAACCTGTGTTGGCTTTGGAGACGGAAATGCAGCATATCCTCGCCTAAGCTTAATACCATTTCCTCCTAAATTAGCAATGCCAGAGAAGCCAGAAGTATCAACATTCAGCCATGCCTCCCAAGTAGGATCCTCTCCAGTAAAGAGGGCATGAAGTACCTGCATAGAGATGTACACACAAGGAAAAAAAATACTATCAAGCTCAAGATACAAGATCTCTACTTCCGGCAGTGCAATATCATACTTGTGTAGTTCCTTCTAAATCTACTCTAGCAGCAAAGAGGCCCGATGGCTGAAAAGTCCTCCGATGCCAAACCCAAAAAGTAACATCAATCACGTCAGTCCCGAAATTGTAATGAAATGCGTGTTTAAGGACTGTAGATgcagtaaaaaaatcaaagtaatctTAAGTTAGACCTTAGCCTTATGTGACCATTTTCAAGTGAGAGTCGATGATCAATGTATTGACGAGTATTAGTCTCGATATACTCCATGCAATATACATACTCATACTCCCTTTGTTCTAATCGTTTGTTTACCTCTTTAATTCTTTGTGAGGGGTATTATAAACAAAggaaaacaaataattgagacggagggagagAGTACATTCATACCCTGGATCACGAGTACAGACATTTAAATTCAAAAAATGGTTGAATAAAAGCCAAGTCATTTTAGACTTAAAATTTGACATTTTTTCATAAAATAGTCGTGTCCGACACTTGGATCCGCCCGCGTGGCCGACCCTTCAAGccgagtcggagtaacataggcTCACCCAAGTCTAAAAAGGCTCTCTTCTCATTTCCCTGGCTAAAGGTTTAGGCGGAGTGTGTCTATCTTTTCGATTATCTTTATGCTACTCTTGTGTCACATGTTCATTGAATAGAAAACGGTGCACCCAAGAGTAAAGAGCACAGCGGGAAATAATAGAAAATGTTCACTACAAAATCTGAAAACTATGATGATTCTAAGATGAAAATAAGCAAATAATCAAACCTGAGGAGTTCTGTAAATTAATTTACTTGGCTACCAACATATATCTTGGAAATTTGTGTATTTTCTGCCCTAGTTTCCTACATATGTAATGTATTGTATGGACTTGAAAAAGTGTAGTCAACACATTTACCTCTTTGACATAGCGGATTATAATATGACTATGAGAGTCTGTGTTGGTTTAAGCTAATAAATTGATCAGTTGAACGATTTTGTTGTGTTGTTGATTGAAGAATGTAGGTGGTTTCTTGTAAATTGCCAAGTGTTGTTGATCAAAGAATTGCTAAGTAGTGTTACGTTGTTGATCAAAGAATGTAGGTGGTTTCTGCCAAACCAATTTCTCACTTAACAACCCTACTAAGCTCATATCCTACTTTTGTACCTCGACCAAATCGAACTTATGTAGCGTCACTACTGTAGTTTATGTTGTCAATAACTCTATATCACTTGATGTACCTTGTTCTTAATTCAATACCACTAATATTCAACCTTCATCTTCTATATGGAATAAAACAATTAATGTCCATTATTTCTGAAATCTCTAATCACCACATTGTGCTCTGAAAATACAATTCCCAACAACTCGGAACCTCTTATACTTGTTAATCCCGCCACCCTGCCAAATTAAACCCCCGTAGCAACGAAACCTAAATTAATTTGCCATCTACAAAGAAACTAAATCATCAACCGAAAACTAAACTTCAAAAACAAACAACATTAAAGTTGGTGGTTCAGCCATGTCTAACCTTCATggatatatacaacaaaaaggtTGGATGTCTTGCAACAAATGGTGTATTCTTACCACCAAAACAAGCAGCACTGGTATTTTAAATAACCAATAAAGGATTTCATCAAGAAGTTCACTTAAAGGTTGGATGTCTAACCTGCATTCCTTGCTTGTTCTTGAAACCCTGGATCTCCTTCTTGCACATTTTGAGGTACTTAAACATCAATATTGGGCCTCTTTTTGGTTGCACTACATTCCTCTTGAGCTGCAGTGACACACTTGATATCGGACCAACTGAACTAAACGATGACCATAACAATGACTCTTAACACTTAtcaaggctttgtctttttaACTTAATATTCACAAACTGAATAGATTAATGGTCATAATTGACATAGTCAAAGCAGCAGACAAATGTCATTTTCCTTGTTGGAGTTTAGACATTTTGCCAAGTAAGAGAGCATTTGTTGTAACACCTTCTTAAAGAATCCTGACGGATTTTGAACCTGATAATGAATATCACTACTCTCAGAACAACTAAGGGACCTTACATCTGCAGCCTGCAAGTCTGCTAAATACCAAAGAAGACTTATGCAGTAGCACAAAGCAAAAGAACGATTAGAGAAAAAGCGTATATCTGAACCAAGTTTGTGAGTCCAGTCATTGAAgtcaaaagaaagagaaaaatgaaGAAGAGAGAGAGATGTGAAAAGACAACTTAAACATACCTCAACATGGAAATCGTGGAATTTGAAATTAGATAGCATATAGAAGAGGAGAAATTATAACCAAGAATCACTTAAACACCCCTAAAATTAAAAAACATGAGTAATTCACAATGACCTATTCTCAAGCAGTAGCGCACCTGCATCAGCCCTTCTTTTAGTCTCTTAGTCGACGTCTTATCAAGTCATGACCATTGCTCACCATAAGAGGCCctataagaagaaaataaactatatatagatcaaatatcatcATAGAAATAGCGTACATGATTATAAATGTGAAACTCCACTAAATCGACTAAATCGTATAATAAAAAATTGAGAAACTGCTTATAAATCATGTCACAAAACGATAAAGTATGAAATAACTGGACCAATTTCATTAATTGAATGGAAACTTGAAGCTAATAAATAAATGAAAGAACAACATCTTCTATAGCAAAAGATTCCACTTTAAGCACTTAAATTTCCATTAAATTGCCTATAATAATATAACCCACAATTGCTCCTAATCATAAAATGAAAGAGCACAGTTGTATTAAACTTAACAGCACCTCATCAACCAAGCAGCAATCACATAAAATCAGTAGTTATTGTGTAAGACCGGCTGTAATAACAATTAGTCTcaactttagacggatagtgtccgtctaaagtgagatttTGTGCTTTAATTAATGAATGTTTAACCAATAAAAAGCCCGACACTATACCGTAAGACAATCTTATTCAATAGTATTGTGTAAGACCAACCGTAATAAACGAGCGTTTAACCAATATAAGACGGTCTAATTCTATAGTAATTTCTGCATAAACAGGTAAACAACAGTCATCTTCAAATTgagaaaaattccaaaaaaaaggaATTAAATAAGAACCCGGATCATCAAACCTGCGAAATATTAATGGGGAATCATTAGAATTTTGATTAAATTGCAAAAAAGCAGCCATATCCAAAGTAACTTGAGCTGTGTTTCTTCGTTATTAAGGAAAATTGATAGAAATGTACAGAAATTTAAAAGGTTGGTTTATTGGAAAATGGAAATGATTAAAGAAATGGGAAGCAAGTTGATGAAGCATGTGAAATTA from Silene latifolia isolate original U9 population chromosome 3, ASM4854445v1, whole genome shotgun sequence harbors:
- the LOC141647966 gene encoding agamous-like MADS-box protein AGL15 isoform X2, whose amino-acid sequence is MEQLELSRLQEQKALLENESLHRQVAKLQGFVTPTEKSEEMYLEYYPIKRKVSPDKVVALASGEFEKEDSDVTLHLGPPCGETRKRKACESKSGSPTVSP
- the LOC141647966 gene encoding phospholipase SGR2-like isoform X1, with the protein product MQLKRNVVQPKRGPILMFKYLKMCKKEIQGFKNKQGMQVLHALFTGEDPTWEAWLNVDTSGFSGIANLGGNGIKLRRGYAAFPSPKPTQDELCQQKEEEMDDYCSQVRQISCSLYPYFICRALLYAA